The stretch of DNA TCTCGGGACAAGTTTGGAGACCTAGAATGCAATTTACTCTCTAAGTGTTTTGTTCACCCGCCGCTTGTTGCACGTGATAAAATGAAAGTACACGTAAATATCAGTTGATATCATCTTTAATTTGCTATTGGTTTATATGGACATGTTTATAGGGGCCGCATTTGACAGAGGTTCAAGGTtacattttgaatttgaaattttcTTGACCAATCTATTACTTTGGATTATCCCCCAATCTCGCATTCTGCTATTTTCACTAGAAAGAGTCTCTTCTGAAAAAAAACGATTATTTTCAAGCATCAATATTCCATCTGTTATTCTCCAAAAAAAACTTCCATCTGTATACCTTTTTACATATGTATAACATCGTCATTTGGACACCTACACATATGGAGCCGGGCAATAGCATGTCTGGCTTAGGTAAAAAATCTAGCTAAATGAAAAGGTAAAAAACtatgtaaaaaaataaatagctTCTCAAAGAGTAGGAAAACCAACAGTTTATCTAAACTAGCTCTTCAAATCACCTCCCTCCCGTCCCCTCCCGTACCCACCCTCTCGTCGAGATCCCGCAAATGCTGCAGCCCGCGTCGTGCTCCGCCGGTCCGGTTCCGAGCTCCCGCCGCGggcgcgacgccgccggcgggtGCGAGCTTCCCCACCGGCAggtccgagctccgccgccggtccggGTCCGAGCTCCCGCAGCGAGCTCAgcagccggcggccgccgccgggcgcgacctccgccgccgcgggtctAGCTCCGGGAGGACGACAGGCGTGCGGGAAAGGGTGGGCCACGCGTGAACAGGAGGATGATGGCGAACGGCAGGCATAAGCAAAGATGCCTACCGGGAAAGCCGGGACGGAGGAGATAGCGACGCCATGACTTTGCATAGGCTGTTGGAAACGAGTTTTAggatcttttctctttttttacctATCCATGATGATTTGCATAAGCTGTTGGGCACTCTACTCAGATTTGCAGGCCTCCTATTTCTAATAATCCTGCTTGTTGGTGCGTTCATATTCAGAGTTCAATTTCTGCAAATAATGAGATACAAAGCTGAGTATCACTGAAACTCTGGAACACATTACCGTTGCACAGAAAGAGAGTGCACTCGTAAATTTCTAATACATCAGAAATATAATGCAACTGCACATCATTGCTGAGGCTTGCAGAAAATAATGCAATTATCAGGTTATCGAAGCAGAATCTGTACAATGTTTCTCAACAGAACCTTCTCATGTCCATTTGAGTGCTTACCTTCTTGCATAACAACGTTATGCAGATTTTCAAAGAAGCCATGCTTATTTATTTATGATTCAAACATCGATAGACGATAAGTTTGATTCTTTTCACTTTGTGGAAtggtttctgttttttttagaattggaatggtttcttttttttttgagtggaaATGGAATGGTTTCTGCTAAATCAATCTGGTACTTCTTGCCGTAAAGGCCCAATGCAACATCCTGCTCGCCCTGGCCCATAAATTTAGGATTCAGCAATCGGTGTTTCTTTGTATCTTATCGGGCCTAATGCATCCATGACAAGGATTCGTGATACATAATAATATGGTCCCTCCATGATGCATAGAAACTCTCCAAAATAGTGTAAAAAAATCTGCATCTTCTCTTATGTGAGATTGTTTTGGTCGCAAACATTTTTCCACGTCTCTACGGGAATCGAGATATTCAATATTTGTCGGTACCTGTAACAGAGATACTCACTCTTACTGCGGGAAGataggacccgcgtagttattcGTAACTGCGCACAAAGGACGGattagccaggccccacgggtcaggctcttttcTCACCAagccaatggccccggacccgtcctcCGCCGGGGTATGGGTCCGGAGAAGCCACATGTCCCTAAGAAAAGGaaactccgagctgacagccgaggcctcggaccccccatagaggtccgggacctcctgcctccatccggacctcccttcCCGcgtggaggtccggagccgccacgtggcccggaggcacgggcgcggacTCGTGCgcaagtcttccgctggaagacagatggttgaggcgtgctctgtcgccacagcacgcgggacagcctttgtcaggcctcactgtgcaccgcgtattaccaaggtacacagtgtagccgcttgtgccgcacccgcgcagagcccgtctgccgcattaattggatacgacggcacggcacttttccatcatgcctcctacgccgcaagctacgcggcccgttcagctacgtggcagacAACGCCGCTAGCTATGCCTGCCGCcgctccgacaagacagcgcctggacacgcCGGACGAAGGATTCCGGGAGCCGGCAATGGAATCCAGAAGagggatctccttcgcctgcgacgccatgattatgaacagtacgttaacTTGTActgcatcgttgggcccacctgtcggggtcccaacggccatgtacgcgccccctttgagatataaaaggggcTCGCTGTACAGAGGGAGGCTCTCCAGACACACACAAGCCCTCGCGAACTCTCTCGatgcaaggcaatacaacacacagtggacgtagggtattacgctccggcggcccgaaccactctaatcccgctgtgttcatcgtgttcttgagcgagatcgaactaggactagctaacccctgagtacacaccctctggacttaggcgggtgccttcctcCACCCgactgtggtttgcagcaccacgacaataTTAAATCGCTGCAACATTTTTTTTGTCTGGCTTGAACGGCGCGAAAATCTCATGAAACTCCTGGGTTGAACATCTCGTACCCAAGGACGACGCACAACACATTGACCGTGACTTTGGGCGAGCAAAAAGCAAGCACGGGACACGACCATGCTGCCCCGTGGCCGGGATGGGGACAAAGGTACGCTACGTTACGTACGTGGTGGTGTGGTCAAAATTCAAAAGGGCGGGCAGCCCCTGGCCCTTCTTTTTCCCAAGTGACGACGCGCCCGGACCCCGGGTGGTTTCCACTTCCACGGGACGCCTGTTGGTGGCGCGCCTCTCTTTTGGCTGGCTCGATCCCGTCCGTCCATCGGCACCAACAAGGGCGACGCAACGCACCCGCTGCGGCGCACGATTATTGACGTGCACTGCAGATGGAAGTGCACGAAAAGGTCTCCCCCGATTCCAGTGGGTAGAATCCGTGCAGCGCTCCCTGCACGGTGCGCCTCTTTTTTCCAAAGCGCACTTAAGGCAGGGGGGAGAAAACGACGGCCATCACTCGTGACCAAGGCGACATGTCGGGACGCGCCATGCGCCCCTCCACATGCTGCTCCAGTGCCAGCGCCAGGGACGCGTCGTGGTCGTGGACGTGGATCGGATCGGACATGTTCCGGCGAGACGAGGAAAAGACTCGAGACGGGGGGAGCGaagcgtcgccgtcgccgaagaCTTGCGCGGCGGATCCCAGTCAGTCTCCGGCGGGGCCGGCCCCGTCGCTTCTTTCTTTATAGTAACCCGGAAGAAAGACTTGCTGAGTGGTAGGGGGGAGCTGTGCTGCACCGCGCCTCGCCTGCATCTGCATGCGGTCGAACTCGAAGAACCGGCCAGCGGGCCGCTGCCGGCGCGCACATGGCCGCCTGGGATTTGCTTCTTGACCCGGGCTgcggctgccgctgccggccgtGTCGCGCGCTCGGGCGGCCGACTGCCCGTCTGCTCTTCGCCTGCTGCGTGGGAGCTTGCTCGCTTGCTTAGCTCTGCTGCTGCTCTTTGCTGTTAAACGCGTTGTGTCCACGTGAGAATTCCTGACTCCCTCATCTCATACGTATGATCTCTCGCCATTCTCCAACTATAAACCTCCATtcagtcgccgccgctgctgctgcagctaaGGTCAACTGCATACAGAGCTGCTTGCTTGTTTCTTTCTTGGGATTTAATTTCTACTAACGTACTACAGGCGAGCGGTTTGGTTTCCGGCCATGCCGGCCAGGTCGTGGCTCGCCGACCTGCGGTCGcggctcggcgccggcgccagggCCGACGGGCTCGGCATCCTGGCCTtcgaggcggcggccaccaTGTCGCGGCTCGTCTCGCTCCACCGGACGCTGTCCGACGCGGAGCTCCGGAGGCTCCGCGCCGACGCTCTGCGCGCCGAGGGCGTCGCGCGCCTGACGTCCGCGGACCAGAGCCTCCTGCTCCGCCTCGCGTGCGGCGAGCTCGCGGCGGACCtcgaccgcgccgccggcgccgtcgcgcgCCTCGGCGCGCGGTGCGCCTGCTCGGAGGCCCCGGCCCCGCTCCTGCGGGACTTCGACCGCTTCTACGCCGAGGCCAAGCGGGGCCGCCTCGCGCAGCTGGACGCCGCGGTCGGCTTCTCCAGGGCCGCCGGGAAGCTGTTCCGGAAGATGGAGCGCCacgtcgccgcggccgcgaaGCTGTACGAGGAAATGGACGCGCTCAGGGAGCTGGAGGCGTCGGAGCGGCGGATGGAGCACTGGAGGCAGCACAGCGGCCCCATCCCGGCGCAGCCGGCGCAGGGCCAGAAGCCGGCAGCCGAGTCCGGCGAGAAGCTGATGCGCGCGCTCAGGGCGCAGCGGCACAAGGTGCGACGGCTCATGAAGGGATCGCTCTGGAGCGTCGACGCCGGCAAGGCGGCGAAGCTCATGGCCAAGTCAGTCCTCGCCGTGCTCGCGCGCATCTCCATTGCCTTTGGCGCTTTCGTCCCAGGTCTGCCGCCTTTGACGGCGGGACGCACGTGGCCGCTCGGCCGCTCGTCCGGCCCGTTGCACCGGTCGGCGGCGCCTGGCGCCGCGCTCCGGCACTCGGCTCCCATCTTGGGCCAGAAAGACGCCGCCACGTCCGTACTGGAATCGATCAAGCCATCAGCGAGCACGGTCGGCGGCTCGGGCATGGAGCTGCGGTACGCGAACGTGATCCTGTCGGTGGAGACGCTGCTCGCGGCGCTGAGGCCGGCGGCAGGTGACGGCGAGGAAGGGATGATCGACCTGTCCAAGAGAGACGGGCTTTACAAGATGCTGCCCGTCAGCATCCGCGAGGCCGTGAACGCGAAGCTGAGGGAGAGCTGGAGAGGGCGGGCGGTGgacgaggaggccgcggcggcgtcgaggggcGAAGCGGAGGCCGTGCTGCGGTGGCTGGGCCCGATGGCGCACGACACCGTGCGGTGGAGCGACGAGCGCAGCATGGAGCAGGGGCAGCGGTTCAGCATGCAGCCGCGCGCGCTGATGGTGCAGACGCTGCACTTCGCTGACCGGAGAAAGGCGGATGCCGCGATCGTCGACGTGCTCGTCCGCCTCAGCTGCGTGTGCTGGTACGACGATGAGCGGCGCCGGCTAGAGTCCGTGGACTGGGACGACGAGTAGCCGCTACTGATTTCTGAGCGGCGGATCGTGGATTGCAGTATTGCAGTGTGTGTGAAAAATTATTACGAGGCATCTGTATATATAACTACATGTGAAAATTATTGCGAGCCATCTGTAAAAATTATTCCATCCAAAATTATTCATTTTGACCTTGCTGAATACATAGACTTCTGCTATGACTTCtgctatgaatctagaaaaatcaaatcgactaataatttaaaatagatggAGCAGTATAAACAATTGAATTGATGTTTCTGTTTCGTCGAACCTACAAGAAGCTCGGGTGTTTTGGAGCCATGGTTGGTGCTCCGCAGCATGCCTCCCAATGCAACTCGGATCGCTGCCAACCGGAACTGCACGTGGAGGACATCCTGTGGGTGGGGCCAACGACGGCGACCATGAGGGCGGTGGGAGATAGTGGCGGGAGTGGTGCGACGAGAGCGGTGAGGTTTCCTGGAGAGACCCGACACATTCCGCCAGAACGCTGACCGCTGTGGTAGGGTATAGGCACCACGAGCAGGGACAAAGTAACGAGCACATGGAACGGCTGGAAGAAGAAAATTTGTGTAGCCTTTGGATGGAAGACACCAATGATCAAGAAAATCGAGGGTTCTGCCCTAGCAAAATACTCAACTATACGCAGACAGTTCCTGCTGTTTTGGTCGATGCTATGCATAACAATAGAGAAGAACCGAGTGATCTTGAGCGATTCAAATTTTAGTCGAGTGATTTTGACCCTTTGCTGAAGATGCCCTGGCCTGGCCTTGCTTCTCTTTCCTCCCAGCAAATGCAAAACCTAGATAGAACAACGAACTTGGCCAATAACTTGTTCCCCAATCTTTCCATCTTGTACCGGTCTCTGATGAGCTAGTTCCAACATAAGGACTGCGTTGTTCTTTTCTTCTGGAAGATGCTATAGGTTTAATCTTTTCGGTCTATCCAATCGAGACCCTCTGATGAAGTTCGAATGACTTTCCTTGCCTATTCTTCTTCCCAGTAGCAGCTAGATGCTATGCTTGGTGTGGCGACTGATtagatgaagaaaaaaaattaatggaAGTCAGCCCAGCAAATAGAAACCGAATGGGCTTGAAAATTGGTCTGTGAAGGTGCGGCATCATTTCGGCCTGAGAACGAAGCAGCGATGGCCCAGTAGCTAAGGCCTGATAACGAAGCAGACCaaagaaaaaaatgcaaacCGGCCCGCCTGGCGAAATTAAATTTTGCACATCTTGTCCATGtactgtctttttctttttttaaatataGGTTGTGATTAGCAAGCTGCATAAGAGACTATCCAGACCTGCATAATGTAGACTTGGATGTTTGGTAATTTTAATAGGCCCATTAGCCAGACTCCGGTTGTGCAAATGGCTCTGTACAATTTGCATAATGGAAAACACAAATAAGGCTCGTCTCTGATTGTGCAGGCTGCACAACACCCCGACTGGCCAAGTTTTGGCGCCATCCTAGCTAGTAGCTACAACAGGGAGCAATACACCCATCCAATTAAAATCTTATGCGGGTCAAGACAAGATAAGCAGCCAACCAAACAAATCGTAATACTATGTAAGCTTGGCTTAGGCTGACCGTACATAGCTCCTAGATCCTAGCCATGCTAGAAATAAACCAAGTAACCAATCATATCATACACTCTTAAAAAGGTGAACAtagttttgccaaaaaaaaactccTTTCATCGCGCTTAAACATATATGACGTCTATTGGTTGATTTGTCCACGTTATATATTTGAGAAGGGACAATGGCAGCAGAGCCGGCCAACGAGTCAAGGAGGGGCTCATTCTTCCTCCaatttcttctttctccttcactttttctttctctccctttctcttccttcttcttcaaaAATTGTGGGGGGCTTAAGAAAGGCTCCATTGCCTAGAAGACAGTAGGGGGCTCGAGCCTCGTCTACCCCACCGCTAGATCCAGCCATGAGAACTGAAGTAGTCATGTAGATACTGTACATACCCACCCGATAAAGTAAAGTAAGTAACTCTCCTTAAAAAAAAGTAAAGTAAGTAACTAGGAAGATATATACAGTCCTACTCTAGTAGGAGCTGCTCGTGGTGCTCGTTGTTACAAAGTCTCATATTCAATCACGTTCAAGCTCAAGTGGCTAGTGCGAAAAGACGTGTAGTCTAGTGATTACAAGAGCCTCAGTAGCACTTTAGAGATTCTGCGATTCGACTCTCCATGAGAGCGAATATTTTAGAATGTAACGGcgttgtgctttcagtggtagACGACTTTCTTATTGACAGGAAGGCGCCAGTGGTGATTTCATCAATCTTGAGAATTTGCTAGCATAGGACTAGAACTTACGTATATACATTCATAGAGATAAGCGTGTGCGTGCATTATGAGTGTTTGAGTTGTACTatgtaatttaaaaaaattaaatggcTAGTGCGCTAGGAAATAATTATAAAGACGCGGCACAAATTCCTGCAGTCCCAAAATGTAATCATGCTAATATTCTCCTTGCATACGTGTGCTCCAACCACCGGGGCACGTCCAAGTTAACGCAACCAATCGTCCGACACAGCTACCTTGGCGCATCTAGGACGAACGAAAATGAAGACCAACGCAGACGCGCGCGTAGCGCGGTGGTGGAAGTCTCCGGTTGGGAGCCCACCCGCCCAGGTTCGATCCCCGGCTGTGACGTTCCTGGGTGCTGCACCGGGGTTTAATCCCCAGAATTTCTTTGGGAGCCTCAAGCTCGTGTGGTGTTTAGATACGCCTATGAATCATAATGAGATGACGTGCCCGTCAACTTGCATATCTGGAAGGCGTGTGTGTATGGGTTGTAATGTCGAATTAGTCAGGGAGTGCGTGTGGTGTTTAGATAGGGAGAGTTCAACTTGCATCTCTGGAAGCGCGTGTGTGTATGGGTTGCGTGTGTGTATGGGTTGTAATATCGAATTAGTCAGGGAGTGCGTGTGGTGTTTAGATAGGGAGAGTTCAAAGTTCAACTTGCATCTCTGGAAGTGCGTGTGTGTATGGGTTGTAGTGTCGAGTTAGTCAGGGAGTGCGTGTGGTGTTTAGATAGGGAGTGAGTTCAGATACTACAATTTGTACCTAGGTGAGGCACTCAAAAAATGAAGACCAACTGTTCGTTGGAGGCCTCTCGGTAGATTCCATGCCAGCGTGTCTTGTCCTGTTGTCCAGTGTCCTTGTCCCGTTGTCCGTGTCCCCCTCACCGATGAGGCGATGACGCGGGTGAGCTATAGCCGCCGGGCCCTCCAAAACTTGGACGGAAGGCAGCGTCTGGTCCTTGAAAACTCCAGCAGTGGCGATCCCGCGAGGTCCACGAGAAGATGCTGAACGCAGATACCATGCCCGTGCAGCTGCGCCACGGTTTGGCGGTTCTCCCTTTGCTCGTTCTTGACTGCGCAGACagagatgatgagcatgataaGTTGATAACAATTGGGGTTTTGAGACGCAAGTCGAGTAACTAGGAAGAGGATCATAGCATACGCGCATCAGATGTGTGTCACGTTTAACTTTTATCGAATTGCTTAGGCGCTCTTGCCTGAATATA from Panicum virgatum strain AP13 chromosome 9K, P.virgatum_v5, whole genome shotgun sequence encodes:
- the LOC120652865 gene encoding uncharacterized protein LOC120652865 gives rise to the protein MPARSWLADLRSRLGAGARADGLGILAFEAAATMSRLVSLHRTLSDAELRRLRADALRAEGVARLTSADQSLLLRLACGELAADLDRAAGAVARLGARCACSEAPAPLLRDFDRFYAEAKRGRLAQLDAAVGFSRAAGKLFRKMERHVAAAAKLYEEMDALRELEASERRMEHWRQHSGPIPAQPAQGQKPAAESGEKLMRALRAQRHKVRRLMKGSLWSVDAGKAAKLMAKSVLAVLARISIAFGAFVPGLPPLTAGRTWPLGRSSGPLHRSAAPGAALRHSAPILGQKDAATSVLESIKPSASTVGGSGMELRYANVILSVETLLAALRPAAGDGEEGMIDLSKRDGLYKMLPVSIREAVNAKLRESWRGRAVDEEAAAASRGEAEAVLRWLGPMAHDTVRWSDERSMEQGQRFSMQPRALMVQTLHFADRRKADAAIVDVLVRLSCVCWYDDERRRLESVDWDDE